CTGCCGTAACCGACAACCGCCACCGTTTTATTTTCTATCAACTTCCAGTTCGCATCCTTGTCATAAAGCATATGTTCCATCCCAATCCCGCTCCTCTCTTTACTCAAGCTCCAGTTTCCTGGTGCCAACTCGCAGGTCCTGTTCTTCTACTTTCTTGCAATCCCCAGGACTCCGCTTCTAAAATCCAACCGTTTACTTCTTCCACCGAACCTGTTACTTCCATAACCCAACAAGAATCTTGTGTTTCCGCCAATAATCGGACCTGCCCTCGTTGTAGCCATCGCGCCGTAGCTGCCTGTTTAGGAACTTTTAAGATCGCCAGTTCACGACACAAATTTTTGTCTTGCTGCAGTGCTTCCACACAAATAACATCTTCTAATCGTTCTAAATACTTGCATACCTGTGCCGCCTGCGCCTCCTCCACATCCACTCCAAGAGAAACATGTCCTGTAGGGCTGTCAGGCGCCAAATCTGCTGTCATGCTACGCAGAGCAACATCACGTCGGTACAGCAAGTTTACCAAGCGTAGTAATACTCCTGGGTGATTGTGTACGCGAACA
This DNA window, taken from Anaeromusa acidaminophila DSM 3853, encodes the following:
- a CDS encoding acetolactate synthase small subunit; its protein translation is MHYVLAVRVHNHPGVLLRLVNLLYRRDVALRSMTADLAPDSPTGHVSLGVDVEEAQAAQVCKYLERLEDVICVEALQQDKNLCRELAILKVPKQAATARWLQRGQVRLLAETQDSCWVMEVTGSVEEVNGWILEAESWGLQESRRTGPASWHQETGA